A stretch of DNA from Sphingopyxis sp. MWB1:
GCCTTCATTGGCGAACTGGATCGGCGAGACATTGACCGCGACGCGCATGTCGCCCGGCCAGGTAGCGGCATCAGCGCAGGCGGTGCGCAACACCCATTCGCCAATCGACAGAATGAGGTTCGATTCCTCCGCAATGGGAATGAACACAGCAGGCGATATTGGTCCGCGTTCCGGATGGTTCCAACGCAGCAGCGCCTCGACCCCCGTGACGACATTGGACTTCGCATTGACCACCGGCTGATAGGCCAGATGCATTTCATTGCGAACCAGCGCGTCACGCAAATCCTCCTCCAGCACGCGCCGATCCTCGGCGGCCTGATGCAGATCCTGCGAATAAAAGCGGAAACGTCCGCGCCCATTGCCCTTTGCGGCATAAAGGGCGAGATCGGCGTTGCGGATCAGATCGCCGCTCTTCGTCCCGTCAAAGGGGCTGATCGCGACCCCCACCGAAGCCCCGATGATGCAGCGACTGCCATCGACCGAATAAGGCTGCGACAGGCTGGCAATGATTTCGCCCGCCAGATCGCCCAATTCGCCGCGGTCATCCTTGTCGGGCAATATGATCTGAAATTCATCGCCGCCCAGACGGCTAACCATTTCCTTGTCGCCGACAATTTTGAGCAGGCGTTGCGCCACCTGCTTGAGCAATTCATCGCCCGCCGGATGACCCAGCGTGTCATTGACCTGCTTGAAACGATCGAGGTCGAGCAGCATCACCGCGCAGCTTCGGTCCTGCTGCGAAAAGGCAGCCAGCGTCGTTTCCAGCTTTTTTGAAATATGATGGCGATTGGCAAGCCCGGTCAGCGAGTCATACAGCGCCAGGCGCGAGGCATCCTCCGCCGAACGGCGCTGGGCGGTAATATCGGTTCCGCTACCGCGATAGCCCTGAAACTGACCGCCCTCGCTATAGAAAGGCCGCCCGGAAACGGCCCACCAGCATTCCTCTTCCTCCAGCGCGGCGCGCAGGGGCAGTTCGTCGATCTTCGACTGGCGCGTCAGCAAAAAGGGCAAGCTGCGTTGGCGCTCGCTTTCACCAGCCGACCCGTCAAAAAGCTCCACGAGCGGCGTCCCGGCCAGCCCGTCGCCGCTTTTTCCCAAACGCGCTGCAACGGTTTCGGAAATATAGGTCAGCCGTCCTTCGGCATTGGTGGCCCAGAACCAGCCGCGACCGCTTTCTTCATAATTTTGAAGAAGGCGCAGCGCTTCATTCATCTGCAGACCGGGCGGAGCCATGTCCGAAGACTTCGCCCCTCGCCCAACAAATTTGCCCAGCAATCCGCCGCGTGAGCGCATATTTTCGGTGCTCTCGTCTGCCGCATCACGCGCGCTGCGTGCCATCCTGCTCATTCCGAAAACTCTTGCTGGCCCATATTCCCTCCGAAATGGCAGCAAAGCCTTGCGATTGCGTAAATGGTCGATTGACCCTTATCCTTTGGCGCGTCGAATAACGCTTGACCCTCACGCAACGTGATAGCCGAAAAGCCCGGTCCATGATGAGGAGACGATAGGTGCGAACCGTTCGACAAGTCGCCAAGGCAGCGGACATCAGCGTGCGGACACTGCATCATTATGATGCGATCGGCCTGCTGAAACCCGGTCATGTCGGCGGCAATGGCTATCGCTATTATGGCCGGGAAGAGATGCTGCGCCTCCAGCAGATCCTCTTCTATCGCGAACTGGGCCTGCCGCTCGCCGACATTGCCGCGATCCTTGACGATCCTAGTTTTGATCCCTTGGCTGCCTTGCACGAGCATCGTGCCGCGCTGAAGGGGCGTATCGGTCATTATCGCAACCTCATCCACACCATCGATCGCACGATCGAAGCATTGGAAAAGGATGAAGAGATGGATGACAAAGATCTATATGCGGGGATTTCACCCGAAACCCGCGCACGCTGGGAAAAGGAAGCGGTCGACTTTTGGGGCAAGGATGCCGTCGAAGCCGCACAGGCCAAGGCGCGCAGCCTCTCACCCGAGGATATCGCTGACCTCAAACGGGAGATGGAAGCGATACGCGATGACTTCATCCGCCTGTTTCAGTCAGGCGACGCCCCGGATTCCACGCCGGTGCAGGAGGTGACGCACCGACATTATCTGTGGGTTTCGCGAAGCTGGACGCCCGATGCCGCTGCCTTTGCAGGGCTTGGGCGCCATTATGTCGAGAATCCCGAATTTCGGGATACCTACAAGGGCAGCGACTTGCCCGGGTGCCCCGAATTTATCGCCGAGGCGATGGCCATTTATGCCGACCGCTCGCTCTGAGCGGGAAGCAGCAGGCTGGCATCCCCATAGCTGTAGAAACGATATCCCGTCTCTATGGCATGGGAATAGGCGGCCTGCATCACCTCCAGCCCCATCAGCGCGCTCACCAGCATGAACAGGGTGGAGCGCGGCAGGTGAAAATTGGTCATCAGCCCGTCAATCGCGCGAAAGCGATAGCCGGGGGTGATGAAAATCGACGTGTCGCCCGCAAAGGGACGGATCACGCCACCAGCCTGCGCCGCGCTTTCGAGCAGGCGCAGGCTGGTGGTGCCCACCGCAATCACCCGCCCGCCGCGCGCGCGAACCGCGTTGAGCCGGTCGGCGGTCTCGGCATCGATCCGCCCCCATTCGGCGTGCATCTGATGATCTTCGGTATCCTCGGCCTTCACCGGCAGAAAAGTCCCCGCCCCCACATGCAGCGTCAGCGTCTCGCTGGTAATTCCAGCCGCCGCGAGCGCATCCAGCAGCGCCGGGGTAAAGTGAAGCGCGGCGGTGGGCGCGGCGACCGCGCCATCTTCACGCGCAAACATGGTCTGGTAATCGTCGCGGTCCGCGTCGTCGATGTCGCGCTTGCCCGCGATATAAGGCGGCAAGGGGACGGTGCCTGCGCGTTCGAGCAATATTTCGACCGGCTCATCCCCGCCAAAAGCGAGGATGAAGCTTCCGTCGGACAGCCGCTCCTCAGCCAGCGCCGCAACGCCTTCGCCGAAATCGACCGTCTCCCCCACGCGCAGACGCTTGGCGTTGCGAATGAAGGCTTGCCAGCGGCGCAGGTCGATCCGCTTGTGCAAGGTCGCGCCGATCCGCGCCTCTCCACGCCGCCCTTCGAGCTGGGCGGGGATCACGCGCGTGTCGTTGAAGACGAGGCAATCGCCCGCGCGCAGACAGGCGGGCAGGTCGCGCACCCCAGCGTCGGTCATGCGATTCCCGTCCACCACCAGCATGCGCGCGGCATCGCGCGGCCGCGCGGGCCGCAACGCTATGCGCTCATTGGGCAAGTCGAAATCGAACGCATCGACGCGCATTGCGCGCCCTCTCCCTTTTAGCGGATCGGCGCGTTACGCGGCGCCGCACCGATATTCGCGTCGGCTGCGGGCGGCGGGGCGTCTTCGGTCAAAGCCGATGCGGGGGGCATGGGCTTGTTATCGGCAGCCACCGACACCTGCACCATGCGCGACATCACCGGCGGTGGCTCGCCGCGCTTGATCGCATCGACATATTCCATCCCCGACACGACGCGCCCGAATACCGTATAGTTGCGGTCAAGGGCAAAGCGCGGCTGCAACATGATGAAAAACTGGCTGTTGGCACTGTCCGGGCTTTGCGCGCGCGCCATCGAAACGGTGCCGCGCAAATGCGGCACCGCGTTGAATTCGGCCTTGAGGTCCGGAAGCGCCGATCCGCCCTGCCCCGTCGCGCTGGGGTCGCCCGTCTGCGCCATGAAGCCGTCGATCACCCGGTGAAACTTCACCCCATTGTAAAAGCCGTCGCGCGCCAGCTCTTTGACACGCGCGACATGATTGGGCGCCACATTGGGATAAAGCTGGATCACCACGCGCCCACCCGTCGACAGGTCGAGGTTGAGCATATATTCGGGGTTACCAATATATTGGTCGGGGGTCATCGCAGGTGCAGCGGGCGCTTCCGTCGCCGGTGCGGCATCGGGCGCAACGGCGGGTGCATCCTGCGCAGCAGCGGACAAGGCGAGGCCCAGTGCCAGGCCAGTCAGCGCCAGCGGTCGGAAAATCAATTTCATTCTGGATCGGCCCTTGCTCTTGATGTTTCTTGGTCAGAAATATGCCCCAGGCAGCGCGGCCTAGCGGGAAAAAGCTGAACGCTCAATGATTGAGCATCACGGATCGCCGCGACGCAGCCCCCGCTCGGCAATTCGCGCCTCGACGGCATCGCGCACCGCCGGGGTGACGAATTTATGGATCTCGCCGCCATAAATGGCGATTTCCTTGACCAAGCGCGAGGCGATGGGCTGCAGGCTGACGTCTGCCATCAAAAAGGCAGTCTCGACGCGGTTGTTCAGCTGCTGGTTCATGCCCGCCATCTGATATTCATATTCGAAATCGGCAACCGCGCGCAGCCCGCGCACAATGACGGTGGCGCCTTCGCGGGTCGCGAAATCCATGAGGAGGGAATTGAAGCCGACAACGCGAATATCACCCTCGATGCCCTGCACCTCGCGCTCCACCATGGCGATGCGCTCATCGTCCTCGAACATCGGCGTTTTGGAGATATTGGTCGTCACGCCGATAACCAGCCGATCGACCAGCTTCGCCCCGCGCCGGATGATGTCCATATGCCCCAGCGTGATCGGGTCGAATGTCCCGGGGTAAACTCCAATCCGCATCAACGATCCCTTTCCACCACAAAGCGCGCAATAGCGCGCAGCAGCGCCGCCTCTTCACCAAAGCCCGCCAAATGCCCCACCGCCTGTTCGACCAGCGCATGCGCCTGGTCGCGCGCCCGTTCCAGCCCCATCAAAGTGACAAAGGTCGCCTTGCCTGCCGCGTCATCCTTTTGGAGCGCCTTGCCCGCCAGCGCCTCATCCCCTTCCACATCCATGATGTCGTCGGCGATCTGGAAAGCGAGGCCGATATCCCGTGCATAACCGCGCAAGGGCGCGCGTGCATCGGGAGGCAGCCGCCCGAGAATGGCTCCGGCCTCGACCGAAAAACCGATCAGCGCGCCCGTCTTGAGTTGTTGCAGGCGCGTCACCGTATGCAGGTCGAAATTGGATTTTTCAGCGGCCAGATCCATCATCTGCCCCCCGGCCATTCCGGCCGGACCGGCAGCATGGGCGAGTTCCTTCATCAGTTCGGCCCGCACAAAGGGGTCCGAATGGGTCGCGGGGTCGACAAGCCATTCGAAAGCGAGCGCGTGGAGCGAATCCCCCGCCAGAATCGCCGTCGCTTCATCATAAGCCCGATGAACCGTCGGCTTTCCGCGCCGCATATCGTCATCATCCATGCACGGAAGATCATCGTGGATCAGCGAATAGACATGCATCGCCTCCACTGCCGCGCCAACGCGCAAGCTCAGCGCCCGGTCGATATGAAAAAGATCCGCCGCCGCGCGCACCAGCAGCGGGCGCAGCCTTTTCCCGCCACCGATGGCCGCATGACGCATCGCCC
This window harbors:
- the coaD gene encoding pantetheine-phosphate adenylyltransferase; translated protein: MRIGVYPGTFDPITLGHMDIIRRGAKLVDRLVIGVTTNISKTPMFEDDERIAMVEREVQGIEGDIRVVGFNSLLMDFATREGATVIVRGLRAVADFEYEYQMAGMNQQLNNRVETAFLMADVSLQPIASRLVKEIAIYGGEIHKFVTPAVRDAVEARIAERGLRRGDP
- a CDS encoding polyprenyl synthetase family protein, translating into MAAHIGEGSGDYAALLSAAQAEVAEGIDRLFEQLLTIPADPREPLYRAMRHAAIGGGKRLRPLLVRAAADLFHIDRALSLRVGAAVEAMHVYSLIHDDLPCMDDDDMRRGKPTVHRAYDEATAILAGDSLHALAFEWLVDPATHSDPFVRAELMKELAHAAGPAGMAGGQMMDLAAEKSNFDLHTVTRLQQLKTGALIGFSVEAGAILGRLPPDARAPLRGYARDIGLAFQIADDIMDVEGDEALAGKALQKDDAAGKATFVTLMGLERARDQAHALVEQAVGHLAGFGEEAALLRAIARFVVERDR
- the queA gene encoding tRNA preQ1(34) S-adenosylmethionine ribosyltransferase-isomerase QueA — its product is MRVDAFDFDLPNERIALRPARPRDAARMLVVDGNRMTDAGVRDLPACLRAGDCLVFNDTRVIPAQLEGRRGEARIGATLHKRIDLRRWQAFIRNAKRLRVGETVDFGEGVAALAEERLSDGSFILAFGGDEPVEILLERAGTVPLPPYIAGKRDIDDADRDDYQTMFAREDGAVAAPTAALHFTPALLDALAAAGITSETLTLHVGAGTFLPVKAEDTEDHQMHAEWGRIDAETADRLNAVRARGGRVIAVGTTSLRLLESAAQAGGVIRPFAGDTSIFITPGYRFRAIDGLMTNFHLPRSTLFMLVSALMGLEVMQAAYSHAIETGYRFYSYGDASLLLPAQSERSA
- a CDS encoding EAL domain-containing protein, producing the protein MAPPGLQMNEALRLLQNYEESGRGWFWATNAEGRLTYISETVAARLGKSGDGLAGTPLVELFDGSAGESERQRSLPFLLTRQSKIDELPLRAALEEEECWWAVSGRPFYSEGGQFQGYRGSGTDITAQRRSAEDASRLALYDSLTGLANRHHISKKLETTLAAFSQQDRSCAVMLLDLDRFKQVNDTLGHPAGDELLKQVAQRLLKIVGDKEMVSRLGGDEFQIILPDKDDRGELGDLAGEIIASLSQPYSVDGSRCIIGASVGVAISPFDGTKSGDLIRNADLALYAAKGNGRGRFRFYSQDLHQAAEDRRVLEEDLRDALVRNEMHLAYQPVVNAKSNVVTGVEALLRWNHPERGPISPAVFIPIAEESNLILSIGEWVLRTACADAATWPGDMRVAVNVSPIQFANEGLPKLVMHALASSGLPPERLELEITESVFLGDSSETNRMFEALKGVGVRLALDDFGTGYSSLSYLQTAPFDKIKIDQSFVRDATVAGSRNAAIIAAIVALAEALDMETTAEGIESLDQLDLIRKLNVSHVQGYVYSKPVPNANLLEQTETGAWTIKPSGPARQRNDRFHMYRKVGAIHGNHRYEVVIRNLSATGALIEGLLDVPLGTQFVIDFGEGQLATATVRRSVKHQQGVEFEQSLVSDGNGGLCTRHRVSPYLIAEATKRIATTLELPAFSTVNDWKKD
- a CDS encoding MerR family transcriptional regulator, whose protein sequence is MRTVRQVAKAADISVRTLHHYDAIGLLKPGHVGGNGYRYYGREEMLRLQQILFYRELGLPLADIAAILDDPSFDPLAALHEHRAALKGRIGHYRNLIHTIDRTIEALEKDEEMDDKDLYAGISPETRARWEKEAVDFWGKDAVEAAQAKARSLSPEDIADLKREMEAIRDDFIRLFQSGDAPDSTPVQEVTHRHYLWVSRSWTPDAAAFAGLGRHYVENPEFRDTYKGSDLPGCPEFIAEAMAIYADRSL
- a CDS encoding peptidylprolyl isomerase; protein product: MKLIFRPLALTGLALGLALSAAAQDAPAVAPDAAPATEAPAAPAMTPDQYIGNPEYMLNLDLSTGGRVVIQLYPNVAPNHVARVKELARDGFYNGVKFHRVIDGFMAQTGDPSATGQGGSALPDLKAEFNAVPHLRGTVSMARAQSPDSANSQFFIMLQPRFALDRNYTVFGRVVSGMEYVDAIKRGEPPPVMSRMVQVSVAADNKPMPPASALTEDAPPPAADANIGAAPRNAPIR